One genomic window of Hymenobacter sp. J193 includes the following:
- a CDS encoding glycoside hydrolase family 127 protein produces the protein MINKPVSSFLLAGAALLLAAGPVAAQSYAPEWRNPKIKVEPVVPVRAYAFPLRDVRLLDSPFKAAQERDVRYLLDLEPDRLLARFRQNAGLPAKGKEYGGWESQGISGHSLGHYLAACALAYAATGDVKFKQRVDYMVQELALCQDKRQTGYVGGIPKEDQLFAEIKRGDIRSSGFDLNGGWVPWYTVHKVLAGLVDAYLYTDNEQAKTVAVKLADWVGDVTQNLSEAQMQQMLACEHGGMNDALASVYALTADKKYLTLSYRFNHQAILSPLAQRRDELTGKHANTQIPKILGAAQQYELTGNAAEKTTSEFFWDAIVRHRSYANGGNSDHEHLGAPDKLADRLNMETTETCNTYNMLKLTRHLFAWQPTAALADYYERGLYNHILASQNQETGMMCYFVPLVAGGKKAYNTPTESFWCCTGTGMENHVKYGEGIYFRGQDESLYVNLYVPSELQWREKSVTLRQDARFPAADTVRLTVQARKATKFPLKLRQPGWATGGLKLRINGKAVEAKAGPDGYVTLNRKWRSGDQVEIVLPKSLYTEALPDNQQRLAMLYGPWLLAGQLGKQAPDAQKGAPVLVTTQPAISSFVQPVDRQAVAFEVSQLSQPQPVRLVPFYQVYDEHYNVYWDQFTPAQWATRQAEFEAERLRQRELAARTTDELRIGEMQPERDHELTSQNSVAGDANGNKWRHATDGGFFAFRLKTDPKATHQLLIKYWGSDAYNRAFDVLVDGQKVATQVLENNKPGQYFEEAYALPAAFTKGKTSVVVKLQAHPGKTAGGVYGCRMVRDK, from the coding sequence ATGATAAACAAGCCTGTTTCCTCCTTCCTGCTGGCCGGGGCCGCGTTGCTGCTGGCAGCCGGGCCGGTGGCGGCGCAGTCGTACGCGCCGGAGTGGCGTAACCCCAAAATCAAGGTGGAGCCAGTAGTGCCGGTGCGGGCGTACGCATTTCCGCTACGGGATGTGCGTTTGCTCGACAGTCCGTTTAAGGCGGCCCAGGAGCGCGACGTGCGCTATCTGCTGGACCTGGAGCCCGACCGGCTGCTGGCCCGCTTCCGCCAGAACGCCGGACTGCCGGCCAAGGGCAAGGAGTACGGGGGCTGGGAAAGTCAGGGCATTTCGGGCCACTCGTTGGGGCACTACCTGGCCGCCTGCGCGCTGGCGTACGCCGCTACGGGTGACGTGAAGTTCAAGCAGCGCGTCGATTATATGGTACAGGAGCTGGCTTTGTGCCAGGACAAGCGCCAGACCGGCTACGTGGGCGGCATTCCGAAGGAAGACCAGCTGTTTGCCGAAATCAAGCGGGGCGACATCCGCTCCAGCGGCTTTGATTTGAACGGCGGCTGGGTGCCCTGGTATACCGTGCACAAGGTGCTGGCTGGCCTGGTAGATGCGTACCTGTACACCGACAACGAGCAGGCCAAAACCGTGGCCGTGAAGCTGGCCGACTGGGTGGGCGACGTAACGCAGAACCTCTCGGAAGCCCAGATGCAGCAGATGCTGGCCTGTGAGCACGGGGGCATGAACGACGCGCTGGCCAGCGTGTACGCCCTCACCGCCGACAAAAAGTACCTCACGCTTTCCTACCGCTTCAACCACCAGGCCATCCTCAGCCCCCTGGCCCAGCGCCGCGACGAGCTAACCGGCAAACACGCCAATACCCAGATTCCGAAGATTCTGGGAGCGGCCCAGCAGTACGAGCTAACGGGCAACGCCGCCGAGAAAACGACGTCCGAATTCTTCTGGGACGCCATTGTGCGGCACCGCTCCTACGCCAACGGCGGCAACAGCGACCATGAGCACCTAGGCGCGCCCGACAAGCTCGCGGACCGGCTGAATATGGAAACCACCGAAACCTGCAACACCTACAACATGCTTAAGCTGACCCGGCACCTGTTTGCCTGGCAGCCCACCGCCGCCCTCGCCGACTACTACGAGCGGGGGCTCTACAACCACATTCTGGCCTCCCAAAACCAGGAAACGGGCATGATGTGCTACTTCGTGCCGCTGGTAGCCGGGGGCAAGAAAGCCTACAACACGCCCACCGAGTCGTTTTGGTGCTGCACCGGCACGGGCATGGAAAACCACGTGAAGTACGGGGAAGGCATCTACTTCCGGGGCCAGGATGAAAGCCTCTACGTGAACCTGTACGTGCCCTCGGAGCTGCAGTGGCGGGAGAAAAGTGTGACGTTGCGCCAGGATGCCCGCTTCCCGGCCGCCGACACCGTACGCCTGACGGTACAGGCCCGCAAAGCCACCAAATTCCCCTTGAAGCTGCGCCAGCCCGGCTGGGCCACGGGTGGCCTGAAGCTGCGAATCAATGGCAAAGCCGTGGAAGCCAAAGCCGGCCCGGATGGCTACGTTACGCTAAACCGCAAGTGGCGCTCCGGCGACCAGGTGGAAATCGTGCTGCCCAAGAGCCTATACACCGAAGCCTTGCCCGACAACCAGCAGCGCCTGGCTATGCTCTACGGCCCCTGGCTGCTGGCTGGTCAGCTCGGAAAGCAGGCACCCGATGCGCAAAAAGGCGCCCCGGTGCTTGTTACCACCCAACCCGCAATCAGCAGCTTTGTGCAGCCGGTTGACCGGCAAGCGGTGGCGTTTGAAGTCAGCCAGCTCAGCCAGCCGCAGCCCGTTCGGCTGGTGCCGTTCTATCAGGTCTACGACGAGCACTACAACGTGTACTGGGACCAGTTCACGCCCGCCCAGTGGGCCACCCGCCAGGCCGAGTTTGAGGCGGAGCGGCTGCGCCAGCGGGAGTTGGCCGCCCGCACCACCGACGAGCTGCGCATCGGGGAAATGCAGCCGGAGCGCGACCATGAGCTTACCAGCCAGAACTCCGTGGCCGGCGATGCCAACGGCAACAAGTGGCGCCACGCCACCGACGGCGGCTTCTTCGCCTTCCGCCTGAAAACCGACCCCAAGGCCACCCATCAGCTCCTCATCAAATACTGGGGCAGCGACGCCTACAACCGCGCCTTCGACGTACTGGTGGACGGCCAGAAAGTAGCCACGCAGGTGCTCGAAAACAACAAGCCCGGCCAGTACTTTGAGGAAGCCTATGCCTTGCCCGCCGCTTTCACCAAGGGCAAAACCAGCGTGGTCGTGAAGCTACAAGCCCACCCCGGCAAAACCGCCGGCGGCGTCTACGGCTGCCGCATGGTGCGGGACAAGTAA
- a CDS encoding glycoside hydrolase family 43 protein, translating into MKKYAFLPLIAALGLLAACQKDKPAPFVPPVVTPTGNRNPIITDKYTADPAALVHDGKVYIYAGHDETPFPQEGYQMKEWLCYSSPDMVTWTEHPVPLRVTDFTWARADAWASQVIERNGKFYWYATVDHRTVPGKAIGVAVADNPLGPFKDVRGSALITNDMTTKVNSFFDDIDPTVIIDDAGQAYLYWGNTGCYYAKLKANMTELDGPINTIVLPSFTEAPWVHKRGDWYYLSYATEFPERLAYAMSRSPEGPWEYKGILNELAENSNTNHQAIIDFKGKSYFVYHNGANGPAGGSFRRSVCIDYLYYNADGTIQKVIMTKAGVAAVQ; encoded by the coding sequence ATGAAAAAATACGCGTTTCTGCCGCTGATTGCGGCGCTAGGGCTGCTGGCTGCCTGCCAGAAGGACAAGCCCGCGCCCTTCGTGCCGCCGGTGGTTACGCCCACGGGCAACCGCAACCCCATCATCACCGATAAATACACCGCCGACCCGGCCGCGCTGGTGCATGACGGCAAGGTCTATATCTACGCCGGCCACGACGAAACCCCGTTTCCGCAGGAAGGCTACCAGATGAAGGAGTGGCTGTGCTACTCTTCCCCGGATATGGTGACGTGGACCGAGCATCCCGTGCCTTTGCGCGTGACGGACTTCACCTGGGCCCGCGCCGATGCCTGGGCCTCGCAGGTGATAGAGCGCAACGGCAAGTTTTACTGGTACGCCACCGTGGACCACCGCACGGTGCCCGGCAAAGCCATTGGCGTGGCCGTGGCCGATAACCCATTGGGCCCGTTCAAGGACGTCCGTGGTTCGGCCCTCATCACCAATGATATGACCACGAAGGTGAACAGCTTTTTCGATGACATTGACCCTACGGTTATCATTGACGACGCGGGCCAGGCCTACCTGTACTGGGGCAACACGGGCTGCTACTATGCCAAGCTCAAAGCCAACATGACGGAACTGGACGGGCCCATCAACACCATTGTGCTGCCCAGCTTTACGGAGGCGCCCTGGGTGCACAAGCGCGGCGACTGGTACTATCTCTCATACGCCACCGAATTTCCGGAGAGGCTGGCCTACGCCATGAGTCGCAGCCCCGAGGGGCCTTGGGAGTACAAGGGCATTCTGAACGAGCTGGCCGAGAACAGCAACACCAACCACCAGGCCATCATCGACTTCAAGGGCAAGTCTTACTTCGTTTACCACAACGGAGCCAATGGCCCCGCCGGCGGCTCCTTCCGCCGCTCCGTGTGCATCGATTACCTGTACTACAATGCCGACGGCACCATTCAGAAGGTCATCATGACCAAAGCCGGCGTGGCGGCCGTGCAGTAA
- a CDS encoding NPCBM/NEW2 domain-containing protein, which yields MPSSWKMLAVVAGSCLAALLPATAQRAAPDFHQWAATPPMGWNSWDCYGPTVTEAEVKANADYMARNLKSSGWEYVVVDIRWYVGNDTAHGYNEKDPAWNIDAYGRFVPAPNRFPSAAGGQGFKPLADYMHARGLKFGIHIMRGVPVVAVQRRLPILGSKATAADIYSKEGQAGWLQDMYTVVAGRPGAQEYYDSLFKLYAGWGVDFVKVDDLSSPYHKAEVEMIRRAIDKSGRKIVLSTSPGETPIAEAHHVAAHANMWRTVGDFWDSWEQLKEHFEVCNRWAPHISPGAFPDADMLPLGRLGIRAERGDDRMTRFSRDEQYTLMTLWSIFRSPLMFGGDLPSNDAFTLSLLTNPDVLAVNCGSTRNRQLFRQNDLIAWTADDPKTGDKFLAVFNAQDQELLPETEAVWASGPITRQTPGQRQELKADLGGARQLYLNVRDGGDDIAWDHADWLNLTLSDGQKTVALSSLPWQKATAGWGQVAANKSVSGGELVVGGKTYASGIGTHANSMITYELPAGFTRLTGEVGLDQAGAAQNTGGTVRFLVFTKNPYRPMPADSSRVPVALQSLELQGACTVRDLWTGKNLGSVTGEFAPYIRRHGAGFYRISAVKK from the coding sequence ATGCCCTCCTCCTGGAAAATGCTGGCCGTAGTAGCTGGTAGTTGTCTTGCGGCCCTGTTGCCCGCCACGGCCCAGCGTGCCGCCCCCGATTTTCATCAGTGGGCTGCCACGCCACCCATGGGCTGGAACAGCTGGGACTGCTACGGCCCTACCGTAACGGAGGCCGAGGTAAAGGCCAACGCTGACTACATGGCCCGCAACCTGAAAAGCAGCGGCTGGGAATACGTGGTGGTGGACATTCGCTGGTACGTGGGCAACGACACGGCCCACGGCTACAACGAGAAAGACCCCGCCTGGAACATCGACGCGTACGGCCGCTTTGTACCCGCGCCCAACCGCTTCCCGTCGGCGGCCGGCGGCCAGGGCTTCAAGCCCCTGGCCGATTATATGCACGCCAGGGGCCTGAAGTTCGGCATTCACATAATGCGTGGGGTGCCCGTGGTGGCGGTGCAGCGCAGGCTGCCCATCCTCGGCAGCAAGGCCACGGCCGCCGACATCTACTCCAAAGAAGGCCAGGCCGGCTGGTTGCAGGACATGTACACGGTGGTGGCCGGCCGCCCCGGGGCGCAGGAGTACTACGATTCCCTGTTCAAACTTTACGCCGGCTGGGGCGTCGATTTTGTGAAGGTGGATGATTTGTCGTCGCCCTACCACAAGGCGGAAGTAGAGATGATTCGACGGGCCATTGATAAGTCGGGCCGGAAGATCGTACTGAGCACTTCGCCAGGGGAAACGCCCATTGCGGAGGCCCACCACGTGGCCGCCCACGCCAACATGTGGCGCACTGTGGGTGACTTCTGGGACTCCTGGGAGCAGCTGAAGGAGCACTTCGAGGTGTGCAACCGCTGGGCGCCCCACATCAGTCCCGGTGCTTTTCCCGATGCCGATATGCTGCCGCTGGGCCGCCTGGGCATCCGGGCCGAGCGTGGGGATGATCGGATGACACGCTTCAGCCGCGACGAGCAGTACACGCTGATGACCTTGTGGAGCATCTTCCGCTCCCCGCTCATGTTCGGCGGCGACCTGCCCAGCAATGACGCCTTCACCCTAAGCCTGCTCACCAACCCCGACGTGCTGGCCGTAAACTGCGGCAGTACCCGCAACCGCCAGCTGTTTCGCCAGAACGACCTGATTGCCTGGACCGCCGACGACCCCAAAACCGGTGACAAGTTCCTGGCCGTCTTCAACGCCCAGGACCAGGAGTTGCTGCCCGAAACCGAGGCTGTGTGGGCCAGCGGCCCGATTACGCGCCAGACGCCCGGCCAGCGCCAGGAGCTGAAAGCTGACTTGGGCGGGGCGCGTCAGCTGTACCTGAATGTGCGCGACGGGGGCGACGATATTGCCTGGGACCACGCCGACTGGCTGAACCTGACGCTTTCGGATGGGCAGAAAACCGTGGCGCTTTCCTCCCTGCCCTGGCAGAAGGCTACGGCGGGCTGGGGGCAGGTGGCGGCCAACAAAAGCGTGTCGGGCGGCGAGCTGGTGGTAGGAGGGAAGACCTACGCCAGCGGCATCGGCACGCACGCCAACTCCATGATTACCTACGAGCTGCCGGCAGGCTTCACGCGCCTCACCGGCGAAGTGGGCCTCGACCAGGCTGGGGCCGCGCAGAATACGGGCGGCACCGTGCGCTTCCTGGTGTTCACGAAAAACCCCTATCGGCCCATGCCTGCCGACTCCAGCCGCGTACCCGTGGCCCTGCAGAGCTTAGAGCTGCAAGGCGCCTGCACCGTGCGCGACCTGTGGACGGGAAAAAACCTGGGTTCCGTGACGGGCGAGTTTGCGCCCTACATCCGCCGCCACGGCGCAGGCTTCTACCGGATTTCGGCAGTGAAAAAATAA
- a CDS encoding RICIN domain-containing protein, producing the protein MKKSVLFGSFATACLLGVAQLAVAQAQTLVNGGTYKITHFGKVDPTTKTPLCLDVDFNSADAGTSIGQWIDNGFDAQRFVLEAQTDGSYKIRHVGTPMYLQPVALNTAAGTQIEQNVSSDSDAQRWLITNTGDDLFELMLKATKDAAKPQVLEVGFASDVPGARVNLWDDTDFAEAQRWQLTLISSPTANKKTNPAELNAEVYPNPLGRSQELSVKVTTARSGAAEVELLDVLGHKVLGQRAALRVGSNTVSLSRQPLAAGIYILRVSQGNYIQQTRIVQQ; encoded by the coding sequence ATGAAAAAATCTGTACTCTTTGGTTCTTTCGCTACGGCCTGCCTGCTCGGCGTAGCTCAACTGGCTGTGGCGCAGGCCCAGACTTTGGTAAACGGCGGCACCTACAAAATCACCCACTTCGGCAAAGTCGACCCGACCACCAAAACCCCGCTGTGCCTCGACGTGGACTTCAACTCAGCCGATGCTGGCACCAGCATCGGCCAATGGATCGACAACGGTTTTGATGCTCAGCGCTTTGTACTGGAGGCCCAAACGGATGGCTCCTACAAAATCCGCCACGTTGGCACGCCCATGTATCTGCAACCAGTAGCGCTAAATACGGCAGCCGGCACGCAGATAGAGCAGAACGTATCTTCCGACAGCGACGCCCAACGTTGGCTGATCACCAATACCGGCGACGACCTGTTTGAACTGATGCTGAAGGCCACCAAGGACGCTGCCAAGCCGCAGGTATTGGAGGTGGGCTTTGCCAGCGACGTACCCGGTGCCCGCGTGAACCTGTGGGATGACACGGATTTTGCCGAAGCCCAGCGCTGGCAGCTGACGCTCATTTCGAGCCCGACGGCCAATAAGAAAACCAACCCCGCTGAGCTGAACGCTGAGGTTTATCCTAACCCACTCGGCCGCAGCCAGGAGCTGTCGGTGAAGGTGACTACGGCCCGTAGCGGTGCCGCCGAGGTAGAGCTGCTGGATGTGCTGGGCCACAAGGTGCTCGGCCAGCGGGCTGCTCTGCGGGTCGGCAGCAATACCGTGAGCCTCAGCCGCCAGCCGCTGGCCGCCGGTATCTACATTCTGCGCGTGAGCCAGGGCAACTACATCCAGCAAACCCGCATCGTGCAGCAATAA
- a CDS encoding DUF4260 domain-containing protein, whose protein sequence is MKALLKLEELAELLLALLVFAHLPYTWWVLPATFLLPDVSMLGYLAGPRVGAWSYNLAHHKALAVAVGVAGWFLGQPVLVLVGTVLLFHSAFDRMLGYGLKYTTSFQHTHLGRVGTSQSGEQPAGA, encoded by the coding sequence ATGAAAGCCCTGCTCAAACTCGAAGAACTTGCCGAACTGCTCCTGGCCCTGCTGGTATTTGCTCACTTGCCCTACACCTGGTGGGTACTGCCCGCTACCTTTCTGCTACCCGACGTGAGCATGCTGGGTTACCTGGCCGGGCCGCGCGTAGGGGCCTGGAGTTACAACCTGGCCCATCACAAAGCGTTGGCCGTGGCGGTGGGCGTAGCGGGCTGGTTTCTCGGGCAGCCGGTGCTCGTGCTCGTCGGCACGGTGCTGTTATTTCATAGCGCTTTCGACCGAATGCTGGGCTACGGCCTGAAGTATACCACGAGCTTTCAGCACACTCACCTGGGCCGCGTAGGAACTAGCCAATCAGGGGAGCAGCCAGCAGGGGCATAG
- a CDS encoding Crp/Fnr family transcriptional regulator: MHPLRAYLHRFVPDLLDADWLALAPALRVQHLARGEHFIQAGQYQPVLALLLHGTCRLYYPRPNGEERTTYFFFEHHLLADYAGCLTGNASQLSIQALVDTELVVFDYAVLRRLYDERPVYQRFGRLIAEYHLLGTDARLVEQLLFSPEERYRALLASGKTKILERIPQHLVANYLGITPVSLSRIRARVARGR, translated from the coding sequence ATGCACCCCTTGCGCGCCTACCTCCACCGCTTTGTGCCTGACCTGCTGGACGCCGACTGGCTTGCCCTGGCACCAGCTCTGCGGGTACAGCACCTGGCGCGCGGGGAGCATTTTATTCAAGCCGGCCAGTATCAGCCCGTCCTGGCGCTGCTGCTCCACGGCACCTGTCGCCTCTACTATCCCCGCCCGAACGGGGAAGAACGCACAACGTACTTCTTTTTTGAGCATCACCTGCTGGCCGACTACGCGGGCTGCCTGACCGGTAACGCAAGTCAACTCAGTATCCAGGCGCTGGTCGACACCGAGTTAGTGGTGTTTGACTACGCCGTGCTGCGCCGCCTCTACGACGAGCGGCCGGTGTACCAGCGCTTCGGCCGCCTGATAGCCGAGTATCATCTGCTGGGCACCGACGCCCGCTTAGTTGAGCAGCTGCTGTTCTCGCCCGAAGAACGCTACCGGGCGCTGTTGGCTAGCGGCAAAACCAAGATTCTGGAACGGATACCGCAGCATCTGGTCGCCAATTACTTAGGTATTACGCCAGTGTCGCTGAGCCGCATTCGGGCGCGGGTGGCGCGGGGGCGCTGA
- a CDS encoding SDR family oxidoreductase has product MENRKIALVTGGNKGIGREIVRGLLRVGCKVYLGAREAAKGQQAVTELAAEGEVRFLQVDLTNQASLDAAAAQLQREEGQLDILVNNAGINAAGDGLASVAAVRSVAQVLETNFLGTLAVTQAFLPLVRQAAAGRIVNVSSPLASLTLSGQHDWGLLGYSASKAALNMLTVQLAYELRDTAIKVNSANPGYTATDLNGFAGTDTPAQGAAEAIRLALLPADGPTGTSSSATGPLPW; this is encoded by the coding sequence ATGGAAAACAGGAAAATAGCACTGGTTACTGGTGGCAACAAAGGCATTGGCCGGGAGATTGTACGCGGGCTGCTGCGGGTGGGCTGCAAGGTCTACCTTGGGGCCCGCGAGGCAGCCAAGGGGCAGCAAGCCGTCACGGAGTTAGCAGCGGAAGGCGAAGTGCGGTTCCTGCAAGTGGACTTAACCAATCAGGCGTCCCTCGACGCGGCTGCCGCGCAGCTCCAACGCGAGGAAGGGCAGCTTGATATCCTGGTAAACAACGCAGGCATCAACGCCGCCGGCGACGGCCTGGCGAGCGTGGCCGCCGTGCGCAGTGTGGCGCAGGTGCTGGAAACGAATTTTCTGGGCACGCTGGCCGTCACGCAAGCGTTTTTGCCGCTGGTTAGGCAAGCCGCCGCGGGACGCATCGTCAACGTATCAAGTCCGCTGGCCTCGCTTACGCTCAGTGGTCAGCACGACTGGGGCCTGCTGGGGTACTCGGCTTCTAAAGCCGCGCTGAACATGCTCACCGTGCAGCTGGCCTACGAACTGCGCGACACGGCCATTAAAGTGAATTCGGCCAACCCGGGCTACACGGCCACCGACCTGAACGGCTTTGCCGGCACCGATACCCCTGCACAGGGCGCCGCGGAGGCTATCCGGCTGGCCCTGCTACCGGCAGATGGTCCCACAGGCACGAGCTCTTCTGCCACCGGTCCGTTGCCTTGGTAA
- a CDS encoding AraC family transcriptional regulator encodes MIPTSLAAFYAACAPTPESAVGVLPPPDMAHGVGHFNVFPLADLRGAPPMAFNRRAYHKITLCRGHSQVEYADRGPHSGRNTLFLVTPRVPYRWLPLTETPEGYCCLFDDAFLLPARSGVVLAELPIFQPGAYPVWEVSEADCAAVEAIFQKMAYELTSRYAYKYDLLRTYVWELIHLVQKLQPAAPPLATHNAADRVATQFTDLLERQFPRHSPQPPLGLRTAVDYANQLAVHVNHLNRVLKETTGHTTTALLSRRLTQEAKILLKQTNWSISEIADSLGFTDVAHFCTFFKRHTAQTPGAFRRQTIFEI; translated from the coding sequence ATGATACCGACTTCCTTAGCTGCCTTTTATGCCGCGTGCGCGCCTACTCCGGAGTCGGCAGTGGGCGTGCTGCCGCCGCCCGATATGGCGCACGGCGTGGGGCATTTCAACGTCTTCCCGCTGGCGGACCTGCGCGGGGCACCCCCGATGGCGTTTAACCGGCGAGCCTACCATAAAATCACGCTCTGCCGCGGGCACAGCCAGGTGGAGTACGCGGACAGGGGCCCGCACAGCGGCCGCAACACCTTGTTTCTGGTCACGCCCCGCGTGCCGTACCGATGGCTGCCTCTCACCGAAACACCGGAAGGCTACTGTTGCCTCTTCGACGATGCCTTTCTGCTTCCCGCCCGCTCGGGGGTAGTGCTGGCCGAGTTGCCGATTTTTCAGCCCGGCGCTTACCCTGTGTGGGAGGTGTCGGAGGCGGATTGCGCGGCGGTCGAGGCTATTTTCCAAAAGATGGCGTATGAGCTCACGTCCCGCTATGCCTACAAGTACGACTTGTTGCGCACGTACGTGTGGGAGCTGATTCACCTGGTGCAGAAGCTGCAGCCGGCCGCCCCGCCGCTGGCCACGCACAACGCGGCCGACCGGGTCGCCACGCAGTTCACCGATTTGCTGGAGCGGCAGTTTCCGCGCCATAGCCCGCAACCCCCGCTGGGCCTGCGCACCGCCGTCGATTACGCCAACCAACTGGCCGTGCACGTCAACCACCTGAACCGGGTACTGAAGGAAACAACCGGGCACACCACCACCGCGCTGCTGAGTCGGCGCCTAACGCAGGAAGCCAAAATTCTGCTGAAGCAAACGAACTGGAGCATTTCGGAAATTGCCGATAGCCTGGGTTTTACTGATGTGGCCCATTTCTGTACGTTTTTCAAGCGCCACACGGCCCAGACTCCCGGCGCGTTCCGCCGCCAGACCATATTTGAAATCTAA
- a CDS encoding alpha-L-arabinofuranosidase C-terminal domain-containing protein, with protein sequence MGSCSKKASKRLGELNAEYVDEHYYAKPEWFREHADRYDKYARTGPKIFAGEYAAQSVAIGSPDNKNNWDCALSEAAFMTGLERNADVVSMASYAPMLAHVDAWQWTPNMIWFDNLNAYGTTNYYVQKLYALNKGTTILPVQLPGNAKNGQDNLFVSAVADNGTGEVVVKLVNYSPEPRAVKVNLAGAKKLGKTGKATVLASPDLQAQNSLEQPLNVAPKESQFKVSSSALDYTLAPNSFTVLRVAGKK encoded by the coding sequence ATGGGGAGCTGTTCGAAAAAAGCCAGCAAGCGCCTGGGCGAGCTGAACGCCGAGTACGTGGATGAGCACTACTACGCCAAGCCCGAGTGGTTCCGGGAGCACGCCGACCGCTACGACAAGTACGCCCGCACCGGCCCCAAGATTTTTGCCGGCGAGTACGCCGCCCAAAGCGTGGCCATCGGCTCGCCCGACAACAAGAACAACTGGGACTGCGCCCTTTCCGAAGCCGCCTTTATGACGGGCCTGGAGCGCAACGCCGACGTGGTGAGCATGGCTTCCTACGCCCCCATGCTGGCCCACGTAGATGCCTGGCAGTGGACGCCCAACATGATCTGGTTCGACAACCTGAACGCCTACGGTACCACCAACTACTACGTGCAGAAGCTGTATGCCCTGAACAAAGGCACCACCATTCTGCCCGTGCAGCTGCCCGGTAATGCCAAAAACGGCCAGGATAACCTGTTCGTGAGTGCCGTGGCCGACAATGGCACCGGCGAAGTAGTGGTAAAGCTGGTGAACTACTCGCCCGAGCCTCGCGCGGTGAAAGTGAACCTGGCCGGGGCCAAAAAGCTGGGCAAAACCGGCAAAGCCACCGTGCTGGCCAGCCCCGACCTGCAGGCCCAGAACTCCCTGGAGCAGCCCCTGAACGTGGCCCCCAAGGAGTCGCAGTTCAAGGTATCATCGTCTGCGCTTGATTACACGCTGGCTCCCAACTCCTTCACGGTGCTGCGGGTGGCAGGCAAAAAGTAA